One genomic segment of Balaenoptera musculus isolate JJ_BM4_2016_0621 chromosome 11, mBalMus1.pri.v3, whole genome shotgun sequence includes these proteins:
- the LOC118904004 gene encoding histone H4, giving the protein MSGRGKGGKGLGKGGAKRHRKVLRDNIQGITKPAIRRLARRGGVKRISGLIYEETRGVLKVFLENVIRDAVTYTEHAKRKTVTAMDVVYALKRQGRTLYGFGG; this is encoded by the coding sequence ATGTCTGGCCGAGGCAAGGGTGGGAAGGGTCTGGGGAAGGGGGGTGCCAAGCGTCATCGTAAAGTTCTCCGCGATAACATCCAGGGCATCACAAAGCCTGCTATCCGCCGCCTGGCCCGGCGTGGTGGAGTGAAGCGTATTTCTGGTCTCATCTATGAGGAGACCCGCGGGGTGCTGAAGGTGTTCTTGGAGAATGTCATTCGCGACGCTGTCACCTACACCGAGCACGCCAAGCGCAAGACTGTCACCGCTATGGACGTGGTTTACGCGCTCAAACGCCAGGGACGCACTCTGTATGGTTTCGGCGGCTAA
- the LOC118903980 gene encoding histone H1.3 produces the protein MSETAPVAPTVPAPTEKTPVKKKTKKTGAAAGKRKASGPPVSELITKAVAASKERSGVSLAALKKALAVAGYDVEKNNSRIKLGLKNLVSKGTLVQTKGTGASGSFRLNKKAATGETKPKAKKAGTAKPKKVAGAAKKPKKATGAATPKKAAKKTPKKAKKPGVAAGAKKVAKSPKKAKAAKPKKAAKSPAKAKAPKPKAAKPKAAKPKATKAKKAVSKK, from the coding sequence ATGTCGGAGACTGCTCCAGTTGCTCCTACTGTTCCCGCACCTACAGAGAAAACACCTGTTAAGAAGAAGACGAAGAAAACGGGCGCAGCTGCTGGAAAACGCAAGGCGTCCGGGCCCCCGGTGTCCGAGCTCATCACCAAGGCTGTCGCCGCCTCCAAAGAGCGCAGCGGCGTGTCCTTGGCCGCGCTGAAGAAAGCGCTGGCGGTCGCTGGTTATGACGTGGAGAAGAACAACAGCCGCATCAAGTTGGGTCTCAAGAACTTGGTGAGCAAGGGCACCCTGGTGCAGACCAAGGGCACTGGCGCCTCAGGTTCCTTCAGGCTCAACAAAAAGGCGGCCACCGGGGAAACCAAGCCCAAGGCTAAGAAGGCGGGTACGGCCAAGCCCAAGAAGGTTGCTGGGGCAGCTAAGAAACCCAAGAAGGCCACGGGCGCGGCCACCCCCAAGAAAGCCGCTAAGAAGACCCCCAAGAAAGCCAAGAAGCCGGGGGTGGCTGCTGGGGCCAAGAAAGTGGCTAAGAGCCCGAAAAAGGCGAAGGCAGCCAAGCCGAAGAAGGCGGCTAAGAGTCCGGCCAAGGCCAAAGCCCCCAAACCCAAGGCCGCCAAGCCTAAAGCTGCCAAGCCCAAGGCTACAAAGGCCAAGAAGGCGGTCTCCAAGAAGTAA